In one Candidatus Neomarinimicrobiota bacterium genomic region, the following are encoded:
- the radC gene encoding DNA repair protein RadC yields the protein MDKKSDHRLGHRQRLKERYLKSGLNGLSEYEIIELLLTLGTPRKDVKEPAKNLLKKFKTLRGVLDADETEMKSIKGVGPNNLFGLKFIHDVASEYLKQKSAERPVTSSPEALYDYLKHSMSGLDKEVFKAVYLDAKNKIIEVVDLFEGTVDTSVVYLRETIKNALNHNAVSIIFAHNHLSGDTKPSQDDKKITQELLNACELMELRVLDHIIISDGSYYSFANHGLIETYRSKYEKFIKSI from the coding sequence ATGGATAAAAAATCAGACCACAGATTAGGGCATCGGCAGCGGCTTAAAGAGCGTTATCTGAAATCGGGATTGAACGGGCTCAGCGAGTACGAAATAATCGAGCTACTCCTTACTCTCGGAACACCGCGGAAAGATGTAAAAGAACCTGCCAAAAACCTCTTAAAGAAATTTAAGACTCTGCGGGGAGTCTTAGACGCCGATGAGACGGAAATGAAATCTATTAAAGGCGTTGGTCCCAACAATCTTTTCGGACTGAAATTCATTCACGATGTGGCTTCCGAATACCTGAAGCAGAAATCAGCCGAACGGCCTGTCACAAGTTCACCGGAAGCGCTTTATGACTATTTGAAGCATTCGATGTCAGGACTTGACAAGGAAGTGTTCAAGGCTGTGTACCTTGACGCGAAAAACAAAATCATTGAAGTTGTGGATCTTTTCGAGGGAACGGTTGATACAAGTGTTGTTTATCTGCGGGAAACCATCAAAAACGCGCTGAATCATAACGCAGTCTCAATCATATTCGCCCATAACCATCTTTCCGGCGACACAAAACCGAGCCAGGACGACAAGAAAATCACTCAGGAGCTATTGAACGCCTGCGAGCTAATGGAACTGAGGGTTCTCGACCATATTATCATCAGCGACGGCTCTTACTATTCGTTTGCCAATCACGGGCTTATCGAAACCTATCGGTCAAAGTACGAAAAATTCATAAAATCGATTTGA
- a CDS encoding type II toxin-antitoxin system PemK/MazF family toxin has protein sequence MSVESGSVEEGSLQEPLFERGEVVWVDLANLPIAKSEMGKFRPAVNVQWEVANEEDNPNVTIVPFTTKDGLEGSDTHIKIGRGEGGITEECYALCDNITTVSKTRVKHRIGHLSTEKMNIIYEAISIHLDIL, from the coding sequence TTGAGTGTAGAATCGGGGAGTGTCGAAGAGGGCTCACTTCAAGAACCTTTGTTTGAACGGGGGGAAGTAGTTTGGGTAGATTTAGCAAATTTGCCAATAGCTAAAAGCGAGATGGGCAAGTTTAGACCTGCGGTAAATGTTCAGTGGGAAGTAGCAAACGAAGAAGATAATCCTAACGTAACAATAGTCCCCTTTACAACCAAAGATGGCTTAGAGGGTTCAGACACTCATATCAAAATAGGTAGAGGAGAGGGCGGGATTACGGAGGAGTGTTATGCACTTTGTGACAATATTACAACAGTATCAAAAACCAGAGTAAAGCATAGAATTGGGCATCTCTCGACAGAGAAGATGAATATTATCTATGAGGCAATAAGTATTCACTTAGACATATTGTAG
- a CDS encoding metal-dependent transcriptional regulator, producing MVTNAVEDYLAIIYKLLSEGEQPTTTLIAEQMDVSKASVTDMFKKMAKASLIIHEPYKIVKLTKSGERIALEVIRHHRLVELYLQEAMGVSWDKVHDEADKWEHILSEDLEDRIVEMLGNPTHDPHGAPIPTKEGKVEDEKLSPLSEAHEGEKLLVRLVEDSDPEKLRYLADRGIFPKTVIKVKEVQPFEGPLTLDVNGDSQIIGHEVSRIVYVSPMS from the coding sequence GTGGTAACGAATGCGGTAGAAGATTATTTAGCGATAATATATAAGCTACTTTCCGAGGGAGAGCAGCCCACTACCACGCTAATCGCCGAACAAATGGATGTGTCGAAGGCATCGGTCACAGATATGTTCAAGAAAATGGCGAAGGCTTCACTCATAATCCACGAGCCGTATAAAATAGTAAAATTGACAAAGTCGGGTGAGCGAATCGCATTAGAAGTGATACGTCATCACCGACTTGTGGAGCTTTATTTGCAGGAAGCGATGGGTGTCAGCTGGGATAAGGTTCACGACGAGGCTGATAAGTGGGAACATATACTGTCGGAAGACCTTGAGGACAGGATAGTTGAGATGCTCGGAAATCCAACACACGATCCGCACGGCGCGCCGATTCCCACTAAAGAGGGTAAAGTTGAAGACGAAAAATTATCTCCGCTGTCGGAAGCGCATGAAGGTGAGAAGTTATTGGTGCGGTTGGTAGAAGACAGCGACCCGGAAAAACTGCGCTACTTAGCCGACAGAGGAATTTTCCCGAAGACTGTAATTAAAGTTAAGGAAGTGCAGCCTTTCGAGGGACCATTAACATTGGACGTTAACGGAGATTCACAGATTATCGGGCATGAAGTATCCCGCATAGTTTATGTCTCGCCGATGAGTTGA
- a CDS encoding ferrous iron transport protein A → MSTTADIKQEIHNAELVPMTELLKGENGEVVQINTKGLLRQRLMEMGLTTGVNVKFLRRGAFGDPKSYLIRGTMIALRNEEAGKIIVRRIYE, encoded by the coding sequence TTGAGTACGACAGCTGACATAAAGCAAGAAATTCATAATGCGGAATTGGTTCCTATGACAGAATTATTGAAGGGGGAGAACGGGGAGGTAGTACAGATTAATACAAAAGGCTTATTGAGACAGCGATTGATGGAAATGGGATTGACAACCGGGGTAAATGTAAAGTTTCTTCGTAGAGGCGCGTTTGGCGACCCCAAAAGTTATTTGATACGGGGAACTATGATCGCTCTGAGAAATGAAGAAGCTGGCAAAATAATTGTACGGAGGATATATGAGTAG
- the cadA gene encoding cadmium-translocating P-type ATPase produces MSELEAAQIEIRGVDCQNCAQTIEKTIVGLEGVEEADVNVLNGDMSIRFDPSIISSYKISDTVKSLGYTVGENDKQLSSFKISGMDCADEEKIIRNQLDKVEGIHNLNFDLIGERLTVEHSLSSHAIIQSISGAGFRAELEGKEQKSGGDNKLRTRVIFTTLSGLLIATGAAINLFDTINVPVLPFYIAAMILSGFTAARKSYFAVKTFTLDMNFLMTVAVIGAAFIGEWLEGAMVIFLFSIAELLEAGSLNRAREAIHSLMGMAPENARVIREDGNFETVKIDEVGVGELLSVRPGERIPLDGEITQSNGFVNQAPITGESIPVEKAEGDSVYAGSINGDSALKIRVTRISSESTLSTIVKLVEEARNNKSPSEKFVDKFSRYYTPSVVASSIFMVLVPTLLFNEPFNIWFYRSLVLLVVACPCALVISTPVTIVSGLTRAARSGVLIKGGNYLEAMANINAVILDKTGTITEGKPEVVDILPLNGMSRENIMSTAAAVESASEHPVAKAVLTAAENMGAEFVKGEKLHNHPGEGTHAVVNGKQFYVGNHKYFEKSGLCNSEIEETLERIEEAGRTAVLVWEEKSPIGVIAIQDVVRPIANKVVAQLKSLGVEKVLLLTGDNSRTAAAAAEVAGITDFRGELMPEDKMNIVSELTRNGYKTMMVGDGVNDTPALAAADVGVAMGSAGSDQAIETADVALMSDDLTRLPFGISLAKKSLKIVKQNISFAIGIKALFMLMAPFGLATLWMAVAADMGASLIVIANGMRVLRFKG; encoded by the coding sequence ATGTCTGAATTAGAAGCGGCACAGATAGAAATTCGTGGAGTAGATTGTCAGAACTGCGCCCAAACTATTGAAAAAACTATAGTGGGCTTGGAAGGTGTGGAAGAAGCTGATGTAAATGTATTGAACGGCGATATGAGCATCAGATTCGATCCTTCGATTATTTCTTCTTATAAGATATCCGATACTGTAAAATCGCTCGGCTATACTGTCGGAGAAAACGATAAACAACTATCAAGTTTTAAGATCAGCGGGATGGATTGTGCCGATGAGGAAAAGATTATCCGTAATCAGCTCGATAAGGTCGAAGGCATCCATAATCTGAATTTTGATTTGATAGGGGAGCGGCTGACCGTCGAACACAGCCTGAGTTCGCATGCCATCATTCAGTCTATTTCCGGAGCAGGTTTCAGAGCCGAACTTGAAGGTAAAGAGCAAAAGTCTGGGGGCGATAACAAACTTCGAACGAGAGTAATTTTTACAACGCTTTCCGGTTTACTGATTGCCACAGGCGCAGCTATAAATCTTTTCGACACAATAAATGTACCGGTACTTCCTTTCTATATTGCCGCGATGATCCTGAGCGGTTTTACCGCCGCGCGTAAATCTTATTTTGCGGTAAAAACATTTACTCTCGATATGAATTTCCTTATGACGGTTGCAGTTATCGGAGCTGCCTTTATCGGAGAATGGCTTGAAGGCGCTATGGTAATATTTCTTTTTAGCATAGCAGAACTTCTTGAGGCAGGAAGTTTGAACAGAGCCAGAGAAGCAATACACTCTCTTATGGGAATGGCTCCCGAAAACGCAAGAGTGATACGGGAAGACGGCAATTTTGAAACGGTTAAGATCGATGAAGTCGGAGTCGGTGAACTTCTATCGGTGAGGCCGGGTGAACGAATTCCATTGGACGGAGAAATAACACAAAGTAACGGTTTTGTAAACCAGGCGCCTATCACAGGAGAAAGTATTCCGGTTGAGAAAGCTGAAGGCGATTCTGTTTATGCCGGAAGTATAAACGGGGACAGCGCTCTTAAAATCAGAGTTACGAGGATTTCTTCAGAGAGCACGTTATCCACTATCGTAAAGTTGGTGGAAGAGGCGAGAAACAACAAATCACCATCTGAAAAATTCGTGGATAAATTTTCGCGATATTATACGCCGTCAGTCGTAGCGAGCTCAATTTTTATGGTTTTAGTACCAACCCTGCTGTTCAACGAGCCATTCAACATATGGTTTTATCGCAGCTTGGTTCTTCTTGTAGTGGCTTGTCCGTGCGCATTGGTAATTTCCACTCCTGTAACAATTGTGAGTGGTTTAACTCGTGCGGCAAGGTCCGGTGTTCTGATCAAGGGAGGAAATTATCTCGAAGCGATGGCGAATATTAACGCTGTGATATTGGACAAAACAGGAACAATTACGGAAGGGAAGCCTGAGGTGGTGGATATATTGCCGCTAAATGGGATGTCTCGTGAAAATATAATGAGCACAGCCGCAGCAGTGGAATCGGCATCGGAACATCCTGTTGCAAAGGCTGTTCTAACCGCAGCAGAAAATATGGGAGCCGAGTTTGTGAAAGGCGAAAAACTGCATAATCATCCCGGAGAAGGCACGCATGCTGTTGTTAACGGAAAACAGTTTTATGTGGGAAATCACAAATATTTTGAAAAATCAGGTCTCTGCAATTCAGAGATAGAGGAAACACTTGAAAGAATCGAAGAGGCTGGAAGGACGGCGGTGCTGGTATGGGAAGAAAAATCTCCAATCGGTGTCATAGCAATCCAAGACGTAGTTCGTCCTATTGCGAATAAAGTGGTGGCGCAGTTAAAATCTCTGGGAGTGGAAAAAGTTTTACTACTTACGGGGGATAACAGCAGAACAGCAGCTGCCGCAGCAGAAGTAGCGGGAATAACCGATTTTCGAGGTGAATTGATGCCGGAAGACAAGATGAATATTGTTTCCGAACTGACCAGAAACGGATATAAAACAATGATGGTGGGGGACGGTGTGAACGATACACCGGCGCTGGCCGCAGCGGATGTTGGTGTTGCTATGGGTTCCGCAGGTTCTGATCAGGCGATAGAAACAGCTGATGTGGCGCTTATGTCGGATGATCTGACCAGACTTCCATTCGGAATATCGCTTGCGAAGAAGTCCCTTAAAATTGTAAAACAAAATATCAGCTTCGCTATAGGAATAAAAGCGTTATTCATGCTGATGGCGCCGTTCGGGCTGGCAACCCTGTGGATGGCGGTTGCCGCGGATATGGGAGCAAGTTTAATAGTTATTGCTAACGGTATGCGGGTATTACGCTTTAAGGGCTGA
- a CDS encoding patatin-like phospholipase family protein yields MKKTLILLLISLISSVIWAQDKTDNKIISHRKSFFPISIKSKNRPTVAVVLGGGGARGISHIGALKVLEEWNIPIDMIIGVSMGSIIGGLYAAGYTPSELEDFVLSSDWDDLLKDDLERKTLLASQQEEGENFNLSFRFKGIKPYIPLGLSSGQKLRRRLNRLFLQAPYNSSTNFDDFKIPFRSVVLDLNSGKPIVFSEGDIVEILRASIAIPLIISPIEKDGMLLTDGGIVNALPTDVARDLGADIVIAFDVVSPLRNPEDLRLPWEIADQIITIMMQPALENLRKLADVLVTPQLSSRLPTDFSNLSELIDAGRIATEEIISDINLLLNAGEEERIGFADSLQKDYQDLNQSTITISKVTLSGNSEYSTEELLKASGFHNNRIYNAQSFDEALESMIRIYRNGGYSLAAVHSVSYDSTSSSLDIKINEGLINSISIEGNYFTSDHVIFGEFPMTAGDLFNIREADRGLNNIYATRFFRQVSLSVEKAGEEHKIILRVVEQPYIRVLIGIRSDRERNTIGKIEIRHENLFGSGNSISLSGTFGERDIAVRLRYRTPRLGNSFLTNGIKFDFGEKKHHLYGSNAVRVGEYEERRFEGSFLIGAQVRRFGSATGEILLINSKIKGLSERGFGVESINDIVAIRLRSTVDRRNKISIPTEGLYSRFSYTFASRSFSSEIGYTSLEWIIENYNTINNRLTFRPYFRFAIGDLTLPFSEQFRLGGRSEIYGTRENRFVARKLFHTSFEIRYRMPVNSFVNTYISLRYDVGQAVGNPETPFSIDDFISGYGGALIIETPIGPAGIEWGRSSEGIERLYITAGYEF; encoded by the coding sequence ATGAAGAAAACACTTATTTTACTCCTCATCAGTTTGATAAGCTCTGTTATATGGGCTCAGGACAAAACTGATAATAAAATTATTTCTCATCGTAAATCTTTTTTTCCTATCAGCATAAAAAGTAAAAACCGGCCTACTGTGGCAGTAGTGCTCGGAGGCGGAGGTGCGAGAGGGATTTCCCATATTGGAGCGTTGAAAGTTCTTGAGGAATGGAACATCCCTATAGATATGATAATAGGCGTCAGCATGGGAAGTATTATAGGAGGACTTTACGCCGCAGGTTATACTCCTTCTGAACTTGAGGATTTCGTATTAAGTTCAGATTGGGACGATCTCCTAAAAGATGATTTAGAACGGAAAACTCTTCTTGCAAGTCAACAGGAAGAAGGAGAGAATTTCAACCTTTCCTTTCGATTCAAAGGCATTAAACCATATATACCTTTAGGGCTGTCTTCGGGACAAAAACTTAGAAGACGCTTGAACAGGTTATTTCTTCAAGCCCCTTACAACAGCAGTACAAATTTTGACGATTTTAAAATACCGTTTAGATCGGTCGTATTGGATTTAAATTCCGGAAAGCCCATAGTATTCTCCGAGGGCGATATTGTGGAAATATTAAGAGCAAGTATTGCGATTCCCCTGATTATATCTCCTATCGAAAAAGACGGAATGCTCCTTACCGATGGAGGCATCGTAAACGCGCTTCCAACTGACGTTGCTCGGGATTTAGGCGCCGATATTGTGATTGCGTTCGATGTAGTATCACCTTTGAGAAATCCTGAAGACCTAAGACTTCCCTGGGAAATAGCCGATCAAATCATCACTATAATGATGCAACCCGCGCTTGAAAATCTCCGGAAACTCGCCGATGTATTAGTAACGCCGCAATTATCTTCGAGGCTACCAACAGATTTTTCCAACCTGTCTGAATTGATTGATGCGGGAAGAATCGCAACAGAAGAAATAATCTCGGATATTAATTTGCTTTTAAATGCCGGGGAAGAGGAAAGGATAGGTTTCGCAGATAGCTTGCAGAAAGACTATCAGGATTTAAACCAAAGCACTATCACCATTTCTAAAGTTACCTTATCAGGAAATTCAGAATACTCTACCGAAGAATTACTCAAGGCTTCAGGATTTCATAATAACCGAATTTATAATGCACAATCATTTGATGAAGCTCTCGAATCAATGATAAGAATATACCGTAATGGCGGCTATTCTTTAGCTGCTGTACATAGCGTTTCGTATGACTCCACGTCTTCGTCTCTTGATATTAAAATTAACGAGGGATTGATAAATTCGATCTCTATAGAGGGAAACTACTTTACATCGGATCATGTAATTTTCGGAGAGTTTCCAATGACAGCCGGGGATTTATTCAACATTCGAGAAGCAGACAGAGGATTAAATAATATATATGCCACACGGTTTTTCAGACAAGTTTCACTTTCCGTCGAAAAAGCCGGCGAAGAGCATAAAATAATTCTCAGGGTTGTAGAGCAGCCGTATATCAGAGTGTTAATCGGAATAAGATCTGACCGAGAACGAAACACAATTGGTAAGATAGAAATCAGACATGAAAATTTGTTCGGCAGCGGGAATAGCATTTCACTGTCAGGAACTTTCGGTGAACGCGATATTGCCGTTCGTCTTCGTTATCGTACGCCACGATTGGGAAATAGTTTTCTCACTAATGGAATTAAATTTGATTTCGGCGAAAAAAAACATCATCTATACGGAAGCAATGCTGTTCGGGTAGGCGAATACGAGGAACGCAGATTTGAAGGGTCATTTCTTATCGGCGCACAGGTGAGAAGATTTGGCTCCGCTACAGGCGAAATATTGTTAATTAATTCCAAAATTAAGGGGTTGAGCGAACGCGGATTCGGTGTTGAATCCATAAACGATATAGTTGCCATCAGACTCCGTTCTACCGTGGACCGCCGGAACAAAATTTCAATTCCGACAGAAGGATTGTACAGCCGCTTCAGTTATACTTTTGCTTCCAGGTCGTTCAGCAGCGAAATCGGATACACATCTTTAGAATGGATAATCGAAAATTATAATACGATTAATAATAGATTGACTTTTCGGCCATATTTTAGATTTGCGATCGGCGATTTGACTCTCCCATTTTCCGAACAGTTCCGATTAGGCGGCAGATCAGAGATTTATGGTACAAGAGAGAACAGATTTGTTGCTCGAAAACTCTTTCATACCAGTTTTGAAATCAGGTATCGTATGCCCGTGAATTCATTCGTTAATACATATATCTCTTTAAGATATGATGTCGGGCAGGCTGTGGGAAACCCGGAGACGCCATTTTCGATTGATGATTTCATTTCGGGTTATGGCGGAGCGCTGATCATTGAAACGCCAATAGGTCCTGCCGGTATTGAGTGGGGAAGAAGTTCAGAAGGTATTGAACGATTGTATATTACGGCTGGATACGAATTTTAG
- a CDS encoding alkaline phosphatase family protein: MSFLFLFIDGIGIGKRDKSVNPFAAADSKYFTSFLDNNEPEISPQNDGITIPTDACLGVKGLPQSATGQTSLFSGINAQKEIGRHLSGFPTPSLRAILQSTNILKDLSNNGNKVTFANAYHRKYFERPDKMISATTHILLTAEIKINYLEDLNAGKAVFHDLTNEYLIAEGYDVKKRTPFESGIVLAGIVKDHDLTLFEYVQTDTIGHKKDLDMAINQVIKMDEYLDGIFDSLDLSEHTVIISSDHGNLEDVSVKTHTRNPVTTIVWGKEKKKFQEGISKITDITPLFINLFGTAAI; the protein is encoded by the coding sequence TTGAGTTTTTTATTTTTATTTATAGATGGAATTGGAATTGGTAAACGTGACAAAAGCGTAAACCCTTTTGCCGCTGCAGATTCAAAATATTTCACTTCATTCCTGGATAATAATGAGCCCGAGATTTCTCCGCAGAATGATGGCATAACTATCCCAACAGATGCCTGTCTGGGAGTAAAGGGTTTGCCGCAAAGCGCAACGGGGCAGACCTCATTATTTTCAGGAATAAATGCACAGAAAGAAATCGGAAGACATCTTAGCGGTTTTCCTACACCTTCACTGAGAGCAATATTGCAATCTACTAATATCTTAAAAGATCTGAGCAATAATGGAAATAAAGTAACATTCGCTAATGCCTACCACAGAAAATATTTTGAGCGACCCGATAAGATGATAAGCGCTACTACTCATATACTGTTAACTGCCGAAATAAAAATAAATTATCTTGAAGATCTGAACGCCGGGAAAGCTGTTTTCCATGATCTCACAAATGAATATCTGATTGCAGAAGGGTATGATGTTAAGAAACGGACTCCGTTTGAGTCGGGCATTGTTCTTGCGGGTATTGTAAAAGATCATGACCTTACTTTATTCGAGTATGTCCAAACAGACACTATTGGACATAAAAAGGATTTGGATATGGCAATCAATCAGGTAATAAAAATGGACGAATATTTAGACGGAATATTTGACTCACTTGATCTGAGCGAACACACCGTTATAATTTCAAGCGATCATGGAAACCTGGAAGACGTTTCAGTTAAAACTCATACCCGAAATCCGGTGACAACTATTGTATGGGGAAAGGAAAAGAAGAAATTTCAGGAAGGGATCAGCAAGATAACTGATATTACTCCATTATTCATCAATCTGTTTGGTACTGCTGCCATTTGA
- a CDS encoding tetratricopeptide repeat protein: MITCEKCATENNDASKFCSKCGDSLQSIDKTKRFCSTCGSEVPLGSNFCISCGAEVSTGKGAIRPDRTQAKAQKKRVSKAIPTRRKNGVLALLISVPVLSILFYQIMQQEDSTTTRIDLNTVSGMSAPRGNRPTIDSDAMAPVMQKLEELNDRIDSDPNDFHAYLELGSMYATIGRYEEASEYFESYVELQPDDGRVKISLAEMYANSGNTEKAKFHLEEALRVDPKDEFALYNLGIILATMGDKTGAREAWEQLAEQNPDSEIGISAKENLDNL, translated from the coding sequence ATGATTACGTGTGAAAAATGCGCAACTGAAAACAATGATGCTTCAAAATTCTGTTCAAAATGCGGAGATTCTCTGCAATCTATAGATAAAACCAAACGATTTTGTTCCACTTGCGGCAGCGAAGTCCCGCTTGGTTCTAATTTTTGCATCTCCTGCGGAGCTGAAGTGTCAACCGGAAAAGGGGCTATCAGACCTGACCGAACGCAGGCGAAGGCACAGAAAAAACGAGTTTCTAAAGCAATTCCTACCAGGAGAAAAAACGGTGTTCTTGCATTGTTAATTTCAGTGCCTGTGCTTTCTATTCTTTTTTACCAAATTATGCAGCAGGAAGATTCTACTACTACTCGTATTGATCTCAACACTGTGTCCGGAATGTCCGCTCCACGGGGCAACCGACCGACAATTGATTCCGATGCTATGGCGCCTGTTATGCAGAAATTAGAAGAACTTAATGACCGCATAGATAGTGACCCGAACGATTTTCATGCTTATCTCGAACTTGGAAGTATGTACGCCACCATCGGCCGTTATGAGGAAGCCAGCGAGTATTTTGAAAGTTACGTTGAGTTACAGCCGGATGACGGACGAGTCAAAATTTCTCTTGCTGAGATGTACGCAAACTCGGGAAATACGGAAAAAGCGAAATTCCATCTCGAAGAAGCCTTAAGAGTTGATCCAAAGGATGAATTCGCGCTTTACAATCTTGGTATCATTTTAGCGACTATGGGCGACAAGACAGGCGCACGTGAGGCATGGGAACAGCTGGCAGAACAAAATCCGGACAGCGAAATAGGAATTTCCGCCAAAGAAAATCTTGACAATCTGTAG
- a CDS encoding cupin domain-containing protein — protein sequence MEIINIAEKLDSFSDHWSPKIIAELNGQHVRLSKFKGEFIWHSHENEDEMFLVIKGILTLSFRDGDKILNEGEFIVVPKGVEHKPSAEEEVSVLMFEPASARNTGNIDDDFTVNNLDRI from the coding sequence ATGGAAATAATAAATATCGCTGAAAAGCTGGACTCTTTCAGTGATCATTGGAGCCCTAAAATTATCGCGGAACTCAACGGACAGCATGTACGACTCTCAAAGTTTAAGGGTGAATTTATCTGGCATTCTCACGAAAATGAGGATGAGATGTTTCTTGTCATAAAGGGGATTTTAACACTCAGTTTTCGGGATGGTGATAAAATTCTGAATGAGGGTGAATTTATAGTCGTACCCAAAGGAGTTGAACATAAGCCTTCTGCGGAGGAAGAAGTATCCGTTTTGATGTTCGAACCTGCATCTGCACGCAACACAGGAAACATTGACGACGATTTTACCGTAAATAACTTAGATCGGATTTAA
- a CDS encoding cupin domain-containing protein, which produces MDTKHINIFDEATFTDNGIVTKVLSETESAKYVLFCMKKDTELSEHTSTSEAVVTVVSGKGVFTLEGEVIQMVPGVFIPMEPNAKHAISAEEDLIFVLGLTG; this is translated from the coding sequence TTGGACACCAAACATATAAATATTTTTGACGAAGCTACTTTTACTGATAACGGAATTGTGACAAAGGTTTTATCCGAGACAGAATCCGCAAAATACGTATTATTCTGTATGAAGAAAGATACAGAATTATCTGAGCACACATCAACATCGGAAGCAGTTGTAACGGTGGTAAGCGGCAAAGGAGTTTTCACATTAGAAGGAGAAGTGATTCAAATGGTTCCGGGTGTTTTCATCCCAATGGAGCCGAATGCGAAACACGCTATAAGCGCCGAAGAAGACTTGATCTTCGTTTTAGGACTTACGGGATAG
- a CDS encoding MurR/RpiR family transcriptional regulator codes for MADYTQNHMDEAVLLSLQGLAKKCGTSDATVLRFCRSLGYLGFADFKISLVPELLRSGKKAYIDVDKNEGKFNVKEVLQKNFQHQMESTLGNLDEDTMKTLAYEISRAGKILLIGLGGSSGVAHIFCDSLGSLGIFSTFLSDRSIIQNVMSTFNRGDMVIGISHSGETQEVVSALKTAKEHGSITVGITNFSPSPLADVSQYVLATGVPTNLLGSYSCQARISQLMILELMLYEISNLISAKNNGQDLQQGV; via the coding sequence GTGGCCGATTACACTCAGAATCACATGGATGAAGCAGTGCTTCTCTCCCTCCAGGGACTCGCTAAAAAATGCGGAACCAGCGATGCGACTGTTCTACGGTTTTGCAGGTCATTAGGATATTTAGGATTTGCGGACTTTAAAATCTCTCTTGTTCCGGAACTTCTTCGCAGTGGTAAGAAAGCGTATATTGACGTAGATAAAAATGAAGGCAAATTCAATGTCAAGGAAGTCCTTCAGAAAAATTTTCAACACCAGATGGAATCTACTCTTGGCAATCTTGATGAAGATACGATGAAGACACTTGCTTACGAGATCTCTCGGGCAGGTAAGATCTTATTGATAGGTTTAGGCGGCTCATCAGGAGTAGCGCATATTTTTTGTGATTCTCTCGGAAGCCTTGGAATTTTCAGCACATTTTTGAGTGATCGTTCTATTATCCAAAATGTTATGTCTACCTTTAATAGGGGGGATATGGTCATCGGAATTTCACATTCAGGTGAAACACAGGAAGTTGTATCCGCCTTAAAGACGGCGAAGGAACATGGTTCAATTACGGTAGGAATCACGAATTTCTCACCGTCACCATTAGCTGACGTTTCTCAATATGTACTTGCAACCGGAGTTCCAACAAATCTATTGGGGAGCTATTCCTGTCAGGCACGGATATCTCAGTTGATGATATTGGAACTAATGCTATATGAAATTTCGAACTTAATCTCGGCGAAGAATAATGGCCAGGATTTGCAGCAAGGAGTTTAA